From the Actinopolymorpha singaporensis genome, the window CCAGGTTGACAAGGTGCGCGCGCCGATACTTTTCCTCGACGACGTCGGGTTCCGGGCGCGCTGGTCGCGGATCGCCGGCCACGCGCACGTCCTGGCCGCCGCCCCGGTGCGCTATGTCGCAACGCTGCTTCACGTCCTGGCCAATCCGGGACTGAGCCGGGGATACGCCACCTGCTCGGCCGTCCGTTGCTTCGGCCACGCCGTCGTGGTGGCGGTGCTGGTGCTCCGGCTGCGACGTTCCGACGCGCGGACGCCACACCTGCACGCCCACTTCGCCCACGATCCCGCCCTGGTGGGGATGCTCACGCGCCGCCTCACCGGAGTGCCGTTCAGCTTCACCGCCCACGCGCGGGACCTGTACCAGATCCCGCCGGCCAGCCTGGTCGCGCGGGCGGCCGCGGCCAACGCCGTGGTGACCTGCTGCCAGGTCAACGCCGACTACATCGCGAGGACCGTCCCGGCCGAGGTGCGGCCGCCGGTACAGGTGATTCACCACGGCGTCGAACTCGACCGCTTCTCTCCCACCCTCCGGGCTCCCGGCCGGGACCTCACGCTCGTGTCGGTCGGGCGGTTGGTGGAGAAGAAGGGGTTCGCCGACCTGCTCCGTGCCTGGGCCGCCCTGGCTGCGGCCGGCTACCGCTTCCGCGGTGAGATCTACGGCGACGGGCCGCTGCGGCGAGAGCTGACCGAACTCAGCACTCGGCTCGGGCTGGGTGAGCTGGTCTCCTTCCACGGTGAGCGGGATCGTGACGAGATCGCCCGCGCCCTCGCCCGGACCGACGTGTTCGTGCTCACTCCGTGCGTCACCGAGGACGGCGATCGCGACGGGATCCCGAACGTCCTCGTGGAGGCGATGGCCTGCGGGATCCCCGTCGTCACCACCGCGACCGGCGGCATACCCGAGCTGGTGCGGTCGGGCGAGAACGGCCTGGTCGCCCCGCCCGGTGACATGGCCGCGATCACCGCACACCTCGCCGTACTGGCGTCCGACCCGGCGTTGCGGCGCAGGCTCGGGGAGAGCGGCCGCCGAACGGTCGAGTCGGGGTACGACGTCGAGGCCGCGGCACTCGCGCTGGAGGCCGTCTTCGACCCGCGGACCCCGCTCACGGCGGAGGTGGCCTCGTGACGCGGGTTCCGCACCGTACGACGGTCCACCCGTTCCGGCCCGGCGTCGGCGCGGCCGGTCAGTCTGCCGGTGAGGCCGGGCGGTTCGCCGAAGCGCTGCTGCCGCGCGTGATGGGCCCGCGGCTGGCCGCCGCCCTGGGCGGTGCCGATGGTCGGTCCCCCCGCGCCTGCCACGTGCTGGACGCGAAGTACGAGCCCGGCCATCGGGCGGTGGTGCTTTACCAGTCCGCCGAACACCTGGTCCGCGGGGACCTGCTCGGCGACGAGATGCTCGGCGACGAGATGCTCGGCGGTGACTGGCTCGGTGACGGCCCGCTCGGCGCTGGCGGGCCGGCTCTCGCAGACGGGCCGGTCGTCGCGCCCGGCGTACGACTGTCGGTCTTTCCGTACGACCCGGACCTGCCC encodes:
- a CDS encoding glycosyltransferase family 4 protein; translation: MPGRVILVVRSWPRLSQTFILNEVLAMERRGAELTIVSLAHSNEQRRQSQVDKVRAPILFLDDVGFRARWSRIAGHAHVLAAAPVRYVATLLHVLANPGLSRGYATCSAVRCFGHAVVVAVLVLRLRRSDARTPHLHAHFAHDPALVGMLTRRLTGVPFSFTAHARDLYQIPPASLVARAAAANAVVTCCQVNADYIARTVPAEVRPPVQVIHHGVELDRFSPTLRAPGRDLTLVSVGRLVEKKGFADLLRAWAALAAAGYRFRGEIYGDGPLRRELTELSTRLGLGELVSFHGERDRDEIARALARTDVFVLTPCVTEDGDRDGIPNVLVEAMACGIPVVTTATGGIPELVRSGENGLVAPPGDMAAITAHLAVLASDPALRRRLGESGRRTVESGYDVEAAALALEAVFDPRTPLTAEVAS